One Pseudomonas syringae CC1557 genomic window, TGAAGTCAGCTCTGCGGACCTGGAGCGCGTGCTTGATGCTGCTCAGGCAGTGGCCATTCCTGCCGACCAGCGCGTGTTGCACACCCTGCCTCAGGATTACGTGATCGATAACCAGGAAGGCGTACGTGAGCCACTGGGTATGTCCGGTGTACGTCTGGAAGCCAAGGTGCACGTAGTGACTTGCGCAGTGAATGCCGCGCAGAACATCGAAAAGTGCGTGCGTCGCTGCGGCCTGGAAGTCGACGACATCATTCTCGAACAACTGGCTTCGGCCTATTCGGTTCTGACCGATGACGAGAAAGAACTTGGCGTCTGCCTGGTGGATATCGGCGGCGGCACCACCGACATCGCGATTTTCACCGAAGGCGCCATTCGTCACACCGCGGTGATCCCGATTGCCGGTGATCAGGTGACCAACGACATCGCCATGGCGCTGCGTACACCAACCCAGTACGCCGAAGAAATCAAGATTCGTTATGCCTGCGCCCTGGCCAAACTGGCCGGTGCCGGCGAAACCATCAAGGTACCGAGTGTGGGCGACCGTCCACCTCGCGAGCTGTCGCGTCAGGCGCTGGCTGAAGTGGTCGAGCCTCGTTACGACGAGCTGTTCACCCTGATCCAGGCCGAACTGCGTCGCAGCGGCTACGAAGACCTCATCCCGGCCGGCATCGTGCTGACCGGTGGTACGGCGAAAATGGAAGGTGCGGTCGAACTGGCCGAGGAAATCTTCCACATGCCGGTGCGCCTGGGCGTACCGCACAGCGTCAAAGGGCTCGCAGATGTCGTGCGTAACCCGATCTATTCAACGGGCGTAGGCCTGTTGCTGTACGGGCTGCAAAAACAGTCGGACGGCATTTCGTTGTCCGGGATTGTCGGCAACAGCAGTTACAGCGACGAAACCAAGGCTCCGGTGCTTGAGCGGATCAAGCGTTGGGTGCAGGGCAATTTCTAAGTTTCAGGTTGTAACGTTTCAGGGCGACAAAAAAGCAGTATCGGCAGGCAGTAGGCAAAACTAACTAGAAAGCGGAAGGAGAGAGAAAATGTTCGAACTCGTAGACAACGTCCCGCAAAGCCCGGTCATTAAAGTTATCGGCGTAGGCGGTGGTGGCGGCAACGCCGTCAATCACATGGTCAAGAGCAACATCGAAGGCGTGGAATTCATCTGCGCCAACACCGATGCTCAGGCGCTGAAAAACATCGGCGCGCGGACCATTCTGCAACTGGGCACAGGCGTGACCAAAGGTCTTGGCGCTGGCGCCAACCCTGAAGTCGGTCGTCAGGCCGCCATGGAAGACCGTGAGCGCATTGCTGAAGTCCTGCAAGGCACCAACATGGTGTTCATCACCACCGGCATGGGCGGCGGTACCGGTACCGGTGCAGCGCCAATCATTGCTGAAGTGGCCAAGGAAATGGGCATCCTCACGGTAGCAGTCGTGACCCGTCCGTTCCCGTTCGAAGGTCGCAAGCGTATGCAGATCGCCGATGAAGGCATCCGCATGCTGTCCGAAAGCGTCGACTCGTTGATCACCATTCCCAACGAGAAGCTGCTGACCATCCTCGGTAAGGACGCCAGCCTGCTGTCGGCTTTCGCCAAGGCTGACGATGTACTGGCCGGTGCCGTTCGCGGTATCTCCGACATCATCAAGCGTCCGGGCATGATCAACGTCGACTTTGCCGACGTTCGTACGGTCATGAGCGAAATGGGTATGGCGATGATGGGCACTGGCTGCGCCAGCGGTCCGAACCGTGCACGTGAAGCGACTGAGGCAGCCATCCGTAACCCGCTGCTCGAAGACGTCAACCTGCAGGGCGCTCGCGGCATCCTGGTCAACATCACTGCCGGTCCTGACCTGTCTCTGGGTGAGTACTCGGACGTGGGTAGCATCATCGAAGCGTTCGCTTCCGAGCACGCCATGGTCAAGGTCGGTACTGTTATCGATCCGGACATGCGTGACGAGTTGCACGTGACCGTGGTTGCCACCGGCCTGGGCGCGAAAATCGAGAAACCTGTCAAGGTCATCGACAACACGCTGCAGACCACCCAGCAGGCTCCTGCACACCAGGCAGCCCGTCAGGAAGCGCCGTCGGTCAACTACCGCGATCTGGATCGCCCTACCGTTATGCGCAATCAGGCACACGCCAGCGCTACCGCTGCGGCAAAGATGAACCCTAACGATGACCTCGACTACCTGGACATCCCGGCTTTCCTGCGTCGTCAGGCCGATTGATGAAATGTATCAGGGGTATTAGGGTGATTGGTGTTCAGCAAAGGCATGGTCTGCTATTATCGCCAGCCTTTGTTGATACCAGTTCGCAACTTGCGCTGAAGCGGCCCATGCCATGATTAAACAACGCACCCTGAAAAATATTATCCGTGCCACAGGTGTAGGCCTGCACTCCGGGGAGAAGGTTTACCTGACCCTCAAGCCCGCACCTGTGAATACCGGCATTGTGTTTTGCCGAGCTGACCTTGACCCCGTCGTGCAGATACCTGCGCGTGCGGAAAACGTCGGCGACACCACCCTTTCGACCACACTGGTGAATGGTGATGTCAAAGTTGACACGGTAGAACACTTGCTCTCGGCCATGGCTGGCCTTGGCATCGATAACGCCTACGTCGAGCTCTCTGCCTCCGAAGTCCCGATCATGGACGGCAGCGCAGGCCCTTTCGTATTCCTGATTCAATCGGCAGGCCTGGAAGAACAGGACGCGCCGAAGAAATTCATCCGGATCCTGCGTGAAGTCACAGTGGAAGAGGGCGGTAAACGCGCTACTTTCGTGCCTTTCGAAGGCTTCAAGGTCAGTTTCGAGATCGATTTCGATCACCCCGTCTTCCGTGACCGCACCCAGAGTGCAAGCGTGGACTTTTCCAGTACTTCCTTCGTGAAGGAAGTCAGCCGTGCCCGGACCTTCGGGTTCATGAGTGATATCGAGTACCTGCGCAAGCACAACCTCGCACTCGGCGGCAGTGTGGAAAACGCCATCGTGGTCGACAAGGACGGCGTATTGAACGAAGACGGCCTGCGTTACGAGGACGAATTCGTCAAACATAAAATCCTGGACGCCATCGGTGACCTTTACCTGCTCGGCAATAGCCTGATCGGGGAGTTCCGTGGCTTCAAGTCAGGACA contains:
- the ftsA gene encoding cell division protein FtsA, yielding MANVQSGKMIVGLDIGTSKVVALVGEVAADGSLEIVGIGTHPSRGLKKGVVVNIESTVQSIQRAIEEAQLMAGCRIHSAFVGVAGSHIRSLNSHGIVAIRDREVSSADLERVLDAAQAVAIPADQRVLHTLPQDYVIDNQEGVREPLGMSGVRLEAKVHVVTCAVNAAQNIEKCVRRCGLEVDDIILEQLASAYSVLTDDEKELGVCLVDIGGGTTDIAIFTEGAIRHTAVIPIAGDQVTNDIAMALRTPTQYAEEIKIRYACALAKLAGAGETIKVPSVGDRPPRELSRQALAEVVEPRYDELFTLIQAELRRSGYEDLIPAGIVLTGGTAKMEGAVELAEEIFHMPVRLGVPHSVKGLADVVRNPIYSTGVGLLLYGLQKQSDGISLSGIVGNSSYSDETKAPVLERIKRWVQGNF
- the ftsZ gene encoding cell division protein FtsZ; the encoded protein is MFELVDNVPQSPVIKVIGVGGGGGNAVNHMVKSNIEGVEFICANTDAQALKNIGARTILQLGTGVTKGLGAGANPEVGRQAAMEDRERIAEVLQGTNMVFITTGMGGGTGTGAAPIIAEVAKEMGILTVAVVTRPFPFEGRKRMQIADEGIRMLSESVDSLITIPNEKLLTILGKDASLLSAFAKADDVLAGAVRGISDIIKRPGMINVDFADVRTVMSEMGMAMMGTGCASGPNRAREATEAAIRNPLLEDVNLQGARGILVNITAGPDLSLGEYSDVGSIIEAFASEHAMVKVGTVIDPDMRDELHVTVVATGLGAKIEKPVKVIDNTLQTTQQAPAHQAARQEAPSVNYRDLDRPTVMRNQAHASATAAAKMNPNDDLDYLDIPAFLRRQAD
- the lpxC gene encoding UDP-3-O-acyl-N-acetylglucosamine deacetylase, whose translation is MIKQRTLKNIIRATGVGLHSGEKVYLTLKPAPVNTGIVFCRADLDPVVQIPARAENVGDTTLSTTLVNGDVKVDTVEHLLSAMAGLGIDNAYVELSASEVPIMDGSAGPFVFLIQSAGLEEQDAPKKFIRILREVTVEEGGKRATFVPFEGFKVSFEIDFDHPVFRDRTQSASVDFSSTSFVKEVSRARTFGFMSDIEYLRKHNLALGGSVENAIVVDKDGVLNEDGLRYEDEFVKHKILDAIGDLYLLGNSLIGEFRGFKSGHALNNRLLRTLIEQKDAWEVVTFEDASTAPISYMRPVAAV